From a region of the Deltaproteobacteria bacterium genome:
- a CDS encoding alpha/beta hydrolase produces the protein MPFFQGKFGKIYYQVKGEDFPVIFIAGMGASHQEWFCQVPVLAKKFQIITFDNAGSGRSVHPDCEISIHEMAEDVSTLVQHLKLGRVVLIGSSMGGLIAQCCLELFSKKIAGLILSSTFEGINSHMIGVLSPLLKSRQSSKVRIKNVLPLMISEKFIREEPKIVQRYINQAEEMSAPREVLQRQVRAVLNFSPHPPRSTHKMPMLILVGDQDVITTPSMAEHLQKRYPQAKLYLFEGAKHLPHIERAQEFNDQLEQFLNNIQR, from the coding sequence ATGCCTTTTTTTCAAGGGAAGTTTGGAAAAATTTATTACCAAGTTAAAGGAGAAGACTTTCCTGTCATTTTTATTGCCGGCATGGGGGCTTCTCATCAAGAATGGTTTTGCCAAGTCCCCGTTTTAGCCAAAAAATTTCAGATCATTACGTTCGACAATGCCGGTTCTGGACGTTCTGTTCATCCCGATTGCGAAATTTCAATCCATGAAATGGCAGAGGATGTTTCTACTTTGGTTCAACATTTAAAATTGGGGAGAGTTGTTTTGATCGGCTCTTCGATGGGTGGTTTGATTGCCCAATGCTGTCTGGAACTTTTCTCTAAAAAAATAGCGGGTCTGATTCTTTCCTCCACTTTTGAGGGAATTAATTCTCATATGATTGGAGTTTTGTCTCCTCTTCTCAAATCAAGACAATCCAGCAAAGTGAGAATTAAAAATGTGCTTCCCTTGATGATTTCCGAAAAATTTATTCGGGAAGAACCTAAAATTGTGCAACGTTATATAAACCAAGCTGAAGAAATGTCGGCCCCGCGAGAAGTTTTGCAAAGACAGGTGCGTGCGGTTTTGAATTTCTCCCCTCACCCTCCCCGTTCCACCCACAAAATGCCCATGCTGATTCTGGTCGGGGACCAAGATGTAATAACCACTCCTTCGATGGCGGAGCATCTTCAAAAACGATATCCTCAAGCAAAACTTTATCTATTTGAGGGCGCAAAACATCTCCCCCACATTGAACGCGCCCAAGAATTCAACGATCAGCTCGAACAATTTTTAAATAACATTCAGCGATAG
- a CDS encoding response regulator transcription factor, protein MKILVAEDEKKVRKFIRQALEEAGMVVDSVTTHSELLAALKANTYDALILDRLLQGHDTINSIQSIRKESPTMKILFLSALSDVEEKVKGLTEGADDYLGKPFHVSELLARLRTITRRPTSSIKDTMLVYEDLKIDLGTQKVFRKENRIDLTSKEFRILCLFARHPGQIFSKTSILDQAWDLNHFPESNIVEVTIANLRAKIDKGFKPLIQSRRGVGYWLGEP, encoded by the coding sequence ATGAAAATCCTTGTTGCCGAAGATGAAAAAAAGGTTCGAAAATTCATACGGCAGGCCCTTGAAGAGGCCGGCATGGTGGTCGATTCTGTAACGACCCATTCTGAGTTGCTGGCGGCTTTGAAGGCCAACACCTACGACGCTCTTATCCTTGATAGGCTTCTACAAGGCCACGATACAATCAACTCCATTCAGTCCATTCGAAAGGAATCCCCCACCATGAAAATCCTTTTTTTAAGTGCCTTGTCGGATGTTGAGGAAAAAGTAAAAGGATTGACCGAAGGGGCGGATGATTATCTTGGAAAACCATTTCATGTTTCAGAATTATTGGCGCGTCTTCGCACAATCACCCGCCGACCCACCTCTTCTATAAAAGATACAATGCTTGTTTACGAGGATCTCAAAATTGATTTGGGAACCCAGAAAGTTTTTCGTAAAGAGAATCGGATTGATCTAACCAGCAAAGAGTTTCGTATCCTTTGTCTTTTTGCAAGACACCCCGGACAAATTTTTTCCAAAACATCCATTTTGGATCAGGCATGGGATTTAAATCATTTTCCGGAAAGCAATATTGTTGAAGTCACGATTGCCAACTTGCGCGCCAAAATTGACAAGGGCTTTAAACCTCTTATCCAGAGCCGGCGTGGCGTTGGTTATTGGCTGGGTGAACCGTGA
- a CDS encoding HAMP domain-containing histidine kinase, which yields MKSSLQTKIASAMWVMTAVSILTAAILSGTLLIRSHRESVRQQLQAAGASLISLGISDFSELKDFEQFNNFIEDTLQMEKVDKIIRIFNASGNLIFTTVGFGYDKLPDHVVPIKKPAFVTIDGAQRNYESLVIPYLERKNRRFYLQISIPLPKYAQILKDYWWQSFLLLCLLMGISFVIARILATKLLQPVRTIADHLEKMDPQKIQNWKPLEVIKEGQYLVSITEGINLLMNRTRAALFQLRKMSRYVAHELRTPLTILQGEAETTLIKKNASKEEYENVLRSSLEEIQRMSSIITTVLQVGDPNHSGTMHSASLELTHWLLQNKPKWEKILGKSIQMDIKVNQAVFVDPKLLFRLIDNLVRNIEQHTPPLTQCSISLKKSDKIILKISDNGFGMPQEKIDLLNNDKSLSETTGVGLHFCFRIAELCGIHLSFANRKTGGLDVEITFP from the coding sequence GTGAAATCCTCCCTTCAAACAAAAATTGCCAGCGCGATGTGGGTGATGACGGCAGTCAGTATTCTTACAGCCGCCATTTTGAGCGGCACTCTTTTAATCCGCAGTCACAGGGAATCTGTCCGTCAACAATTACAGGCGGCCGGCGCCAGCTTAATTAGTCTAGGTATTTCTGATTTTTCAGAATTAAAAGATTTTGAGCAATTCAACAATTTTATCGAAGACACTCTGCAAATGGAAAAAGTAGACAAGATCATTCGCATTTTCAATGCATCGGGAAATCTGATTTTTACCACGGTTGGATTTGGTTATGACAAACTCCCGGATCACGTCGTTCCCATAAAAAAACCGGCTTTTGTCACCATTGATGGTGCACAAAGAAATTATGAAAGCCTTGTCATCCCTTATTTGGAGAGAAAGAACAGAAGGTTTTATCTTCAAATCAGTATTCCGCTTCCGAAATATGCTCAAATTCTGAAAGATTATTGGTGGCAAAGCTTTCTACTTTTGTGTCTTCTGATGGGGATATCTTTTGTTATCGCGCGAATTCTCGCCACCAAATTGTTGCAACCCGTGCGAACTATTGCGGATCATCTGGAAAAAATGGATCCGCAAAAAATACAGAACTGGAAACCTCTTGAGGTTATTAAAGAGGGACAATATCTTGTTTCCATTACGGAAGGCATTAATCTGCTCATGAATAGAACTCGCGCCGCTCTTTTTCAGCTCAGAAAAATGAGTCGTTATGTCGCCCATGAATTGAGAACGCCGCTTACAATTTTGCAGGGAGAGGCAGAAACAACTCTGATCAAAAAAAATGCTTCCAAAGAAGAATATGAAAATGTTTTGCGAAGTTCCTTGGAGGAAATACAACGCATGTCCTCGATTATCACAACTGTTTTACAAGTGGGAGATCCAAATCATTCCGGCACCATGCATAGTGCTTCACTGGAGCTGACCCACTGGCTCCTGCAAAATAAACCGAAGTGGGAAAAAATATTGGGGAAGTCCATCCAAATGGACATTAAAGTGAATCAAGCGGTTTTTGTGGACCCGAAATTGCTTTTTAGGCTGATTGATAATCTTGTGCGTAACATCGAGCAACACACACCACCCTTGACACAATGCTCCATCTCCTTAAAAAAATCAGATAAAATAATTCTCAAAATTAGTGACAATGGATTTGGCATGCCTCAAGAAAAAATTGATTTGTTAAATAATGACAAAAGTTTATCAGAAACAACCGGTGTGGGGTTGCACTTCTGTTTCAGAATTGCCGAATTGTGCGGCATTCATCTTTCGTTCGCCAATCGAAAAACAGGCGGGCTGGATGTTGAAATAACTTTTCCCTAA